A stretch of Penaeus vannamei isolate JL-2024 chromosome 18, ASM4276789v1, whole genome shotgun sequence DNA encodes these proteins:
- the LOC138864820 gene encoding salivary glue protein Sgs-3-like — translation MAGGHGGCNYVEVIKLNWIFISLFGDEPSTSDVSNRQAMRLAPLKNSPNPGSPLTTAPNTETTVHSLMPTSALPTQQTTHSIPKIGQTGEDSLGCLKDQDAKSVHCYTIPPKGQRKNSTNIAKITFRTHELPLQTMDDIQSYMLKTQDPITRAPSTFEVVADIHTPPTNIPPTPLPPNSSKDSTSPSTPTIHPSDTHPPTTNTPPHLLPPNTTQPL, via the exons ATGGCTGGTGGCCACGGAGGCTGCAATTATGTTGAGGTTATAAAACTGaactggatttttatctctttatttggtgatgaaccaagcacaagtgatgtcagcaaccgtc aggcaatgaggcttgcccctttaaaaaatagccccaacccaggctctcctttgaccacggctccgaacactgaaactactgtcCACTCcttaatgcctactagtgcattacccacccaa CAAACTACCCactcgataccaaagattggtcagactggagAAGACtcattaggatgcctcaaagaccaagatgcgaaatcagtacattgctacaccattcctcctaaggGTCAACGAAAGAAttcgaccaacattgccaaaattactttccgtacacatgaacttcccttac aaacaatggatgacatccaaagttatatgcttaagacacaagatcccataactcgtGCTCCTTCCACatttgaagtggttgccgatattcatacccctcctactaatattccccctacaccccttcctcctaattccTCCAAAGACagcacatccccttcaactccaactatccatccttccgatacccatcctcctaccactaatactcccccacatctactccctcccaacacaacccaacccCTTTAA
- the LOC138864821 gene encoding uncharacterized protein, protein MPLWTEPLPCSPVGGLWGSAGVGNWSADSQEFRAASCSQDSLPDLEEPTVDARPRNRYRDQVTPRKVNPDQERPDVVLLNSTAITNGYRIRHYGYTSRQTGDGLYMGSCILIKSTITFEFITLPFTHPDFMAVRIFTPQGPIILSTAYIRPSTNLPLADFNRLFNYTNLPVFFARDINASHHALHHKSTNSHEKRSFRYQQADWESFKSKLSEVNFQFNLDGLDSQTIDGHWNFIFAHIVSTMLSTIPRSQRHVIDSLDTDRQNHWHNLVKNVESNRVRNPREFWQKIRQLKGSNFPPFSHLVQNNVNVSNPVDVIKVSEEHWAKVFYPHPPHPLFTQRIQDIDTWSHENRVETIPEPIIRMDRLDDTCELTAPISCEEVKQLIMKSPRKAPGSSQIGRDALIHFPDNLLQALTHLYNASLASGYFPSCFKTALVALIPKPHKDLTDPKSYRPISLLETLGKTFERIINTRLRWYLEDHNLLSQKQFGFRSHHSTQDALNIITNYVHNNKDRRLMTVLVTKDVERAFDTVWHAGLKYKLCTKFNFPPLIKKLLCNFLDDRKLK, encoded by the exons ATGCCCCTGTGGACGGAGCCACTGCCATGCTCCCCTGTAGGGGGCCTTTGGGGCAGCGCGGgtgtcgggaattggtccgccgattcccaggaattCCGCGCTGCGTCCTGCTCGCAGGACTCTCTTCCTGACCTCGAGGAACCGACGGTCGATGCTCGACCACGGAACCGCTATAGGGatcaggttacgccacgcaaggtaaacCCAG ATCAAGAACGCCCAGATGTTGTCCTACTGAATTCTACAGCCATCACGAATGGCTATAGAATTCGGCACTACGGTTACACATCCAGGCAAACAGGAGACGGTTTGTACATGGGGTCCTGTATCCTCATCAAATCCACCATCACCTTCGAATTTATCACCCTTCCATTCACTCACCCTGACTTCATGGCAGTCAGGATATTCACCCCACAGGGCCCCATTATCCTTTCCACTGCCTATATCAGACCCTCAACCAACTTGCCTCTTGCTGATTTCAACAGATTGTTTAATTATACGAACCTCCCAGTCTTCTTTGCCAGAGACATCAACGCCAGCCACCACGCACTACACCACAAATCTACCAACTCGCATG aaaaaagatcttTCCGGTACCAACAAGCAGATTGGGAGTCGTTCAAATCTAAATTAAGTGAAGTTAACTTTCAGTTTAATCTTGATGGGCTTGATTCCCAAACAATAGATGGGCATTGGAATTTCATCTTCGCCCACATTGTATCCACCATGCTGAGTACCATCCCCCGGTCTCA AAGACACGTCATCGATAGTCTTGATACCGACCGACAAAATCATTGGCATAATTTGGTTAAAAATGTAGAGTCTAACAGAGTTCGCAATCCACGGGAATTTTGGCAAAAAATTCGTCAGCTTAAAGGTAGtaacttcccccccttctcccaccttgtcCAAAATAACGTAAATGTTTCAAATCCCGTGGATGTCATTAAAGTTTCTGAAGAACACTGGGCTAAAGTCttctaccctcaccctcctcatcccctgtTCACTCAACGAATTCAGGACATAGACACCTGGAGTCATGAGAACAGGGTAGAGACCATCCCAGAGCCAATTATCCGTATGGATAGGCTGGACGACACCTGCGAACTCACAGCTCCCATTTCGTGTGAGGAAGTAAAACAACTAATCATGAAGTCTCCTCGTAAGGCTCCAGGCTCCTCACAGATTGGACGCGACGCTCTTATTCATTTCCCTGACAATCTTTTACAAGCTTTGACTCACCTCTACAACGCCTCTCTCGCTTCCGGCTATTTTCCCTCTTGCTTTAAAACTGCTCTTGTGGCCCTCATTCCTAAGCCACACAAAGACCTGACTGACCCTAAGAGTTACCGCCCTATTAGCCTACTCGAGACTTTAGGCAAGACCTTCGAAAGAATCATAAACACTCGGCTAAGGTGGTATCTCGAAGACCATAACCTTCTCTCACAAAAACAATTTGGCTTTCGCTCGCATCACTCGACGCAAGACGCACTCAACATCATCACAAACTACGTACACAACAACAAAGACCGACGACTAATGACTGTTCTTGTCACCAAAGATGTTGAGCGAGCCTTCGACACGGTCTGGCATGCTGGCCTGAAGTACAAGCTGTGCACAAAATTTAACTTCCCCCCTTTGATTAAGAAATTGCTCTGCAATTTCCTTGATGAccgtaaattaaaataa